ACCGACGCGGTGGACCAGGGGCTCCCCAAGACCAAGACCTTTGCCGTGCCCTTCCGGATGGAGATGTCGGGGTTCGCCCGGATCCCGGGAAGCATCCCGATCGTCGGGGACATCGGGGAGATCTGGCCCCTGATCGCCCTGGACGCAGCGGACGCCCTCGGCATCGAGCTCGATTTCATGAGCTACAAGCAGTCCCTTCCCGCCGGTGCGCGCATGCGGGAGTGGATCGTCGAACACATCCGGCCGCTCGACCGCGAGCGCCTCATCGCCGCCGCCCCGCCGCTCGAAGGCAGCCGGGGGTCAGAAGCCGCCGCCGGCTAGATCCATCCGGAAACGAGGAGGCTGTGCGCCGGCTTCGGCGCTTGTTCAACCGCTTCGCCGCGTCTCCCGGCCTGGCCGGTATCGAGGGACCGGGCGCCTGAGCCAAGACGGCGCGGTGATCGTCCGCTAACAGCCTTCATCGTGGAGGATCCGGAAGCCCCCCGGCGCCGGTGCTGGCGGTTCGGCCGCCCGCGGAGCCGGGGCAGCCGCGTCGAACCCGGCGGCCGGAACGCTTTCCGGCTGGGACGTCGCCTCGATGCTTTCCGCCTCGGGCTGGGCCTCCGGACGGGACGAGACGAAACGGTCCGGGTTCACGACAGCGAGGATCAGGCCCAGCGCCACCAGGAGGGCCGCTCCCCCCAGCTTCATCCGCCGCGATCCGCCCGGAAGGCGCTCCGGGTCGCCGAAGCGGCCCTCGAGGCGCTCCCCGAGCCAGAAGGCGCCGACGGCCATCAGGCAGGCGCCGAGAGCAACGATTCCCGACTGGATGCCGAGCACGTCGGAGAGGGTTACGGCGCCCATGGCCCCGGCTTCATAGAAACCGGCCAGCAGCGGGAAAACCTCCGCGAAGATCACCGAGCCGATGACCATCCCCCCCAGGAAGACCAGACCGTCGAGCTTCCCCGAGACCGTCGCCACCACGGACGTGGTCGGGCAGTACCCGCCCATCACAAAACCCACCCCCAGAAGCAGACCCGCCACGATCTGAGGCCAGATATTGGTCTGGAGGAGATAGACGCGGCCGAGATCGATCCATCCAAAGACCGAGAAGTACAGCAGTCCAAGCATGCAGACGACGATGGCGGTGAACATGACCTTCAGGACTGAGAAATCCCGCAGGTAGAAGATCGCCGTCAGTTTGCGGGCATTGCCGAAGCCCGCCCGCTCCAGCACGAACCCGAAGAGGAAGCCGATCAGGACCGCCAGC
The DNA window shown above is from Desulfatiglans anilini DSM 4660 and carries:
- a CDS encoding DUF6691 family protein produces the protein MGPLYKFGWFDYAYALQLAVLIGFLFGFVLERAGFGNARKLTAIFYLRDFSVLKVMFTAIVVCMLGLLYFSVFGWIDLGRVYLLQTNIWPQIVAGLLLGVGFVMGGYCPTTSVVATVSGKLDGLVFLGGMVIGSVIFAEVFPLLAGFYEAGAMGAVTLSDVLGIQSGIVALGACLMAVGAFWLGERLEGRFGDPERLPGGSRRMKLGGAALLVALGLILAVVNPDRFVSSRPEAQPEAESIEATSQPESVPAAGFDAAAPAPRAAEPPAPAPGGFRILHDEGC